GCGCGAAACTTCCGTGCCCGGCATCACCACATAAAACAGCACAACACCTGCCGGAATAAGCAGCGGCAGCAAATCGGCCCAAAAGTGCAGCGTAATAAACCGAAAACGCCGCAGCGAAAAATGATGCCACACCACACACAGCAGCCAGGCACCGCATACCGCCGGCAATGTGGTATAGGAAATCACCGCTATGCTGCACAGCCACACACCCGCCAGCCTGAAACGCCCGCTTTGCCGGTAACTCAGAAAAGCCGCCGCCGCCAGCAATGCCGGAAAACCAAACTTGGCCGTGTTGAAGCAAAACACCGAATGAAATACATAGTCGTATTGCCCCAACTGCGGCAGGCTACTGAGCGGCCAAAGCAACAACCACGAACTGCCAGCCACCAGTAATGCCAAACCATAATTGCGCAGCACAGGCAGCTTTGCTTCATTGCCTTTACAAATCAGTTCATACAACGCCTGCACCAGCAATACAGAAATGAGCGGCGTGGCAAACAGCAGCAATGCCCGCATGCCACCAGATAAATGCGCCGCCGAAGCCAGCCAGAGCTCGCCGTAGTGATAGGGCGATACACCTTTGTACGCATCGTCCAGACCGGCCAGAAAATGGTATTCGTTTTCCTGTCCCGTACGCGAAAGCGCGTCTGCAATGCGCGCATAAAAGGCATTGTCCGGGATAATGCTTTCGTAATCGAAAAGCAGGGCGGCTTTGGCGGCAAAGAGTATGCTCAGAATCAAAACCGGAAGCCAGTATTTGCGCAGCGCGCGAAACGCCTCGCGTAAATGCAGCTTAAAGTTTTGGGGGCGCATACTTCCCGAAACCAGCAACAGTGGCAGCAACAGCCACGTTACGGTTTTGCCGCCGGTTTGTAAAATGGCGTAACCAGCAATCCAAAGCAGCATGCCAAGTATAGCAGGTAATGCAAATGAAGGCATTTTAGCTGTTTGGCGTAGCGACAAAATGGCAATTCCTGTGCAATAAAAAAGATGCAGCGTAAGCCACAATAATAGTGTATTAAATGCTATTGAAGCGATAATCATGCTATCCCTTTTTTTGTCCGGCCGCCATCAGCGAAACACCCGCCGGCAGTTTCACCTTACCGCAAAGCAAAGCCGTTTCCGATTTGAAAATGCGGTAAAACAGTTTGCCACTCAAACCGCCGGTTTTGTAAGTGTCAAAATCCGACTGCAACGTGGCTTCTTGCTTTTTACCACGCAGTTTTTCAGTCAAACGCGAAAGCACGCGCACCGCAGCAACCGGCAAAAACAAAAACGCATTGAAATACGAGGCATAGTCTGCCTGCAGTCCGGCGGCGCTGAGGTGTTGCAGCAGCTGGCGGCGGCGGTAGCGGCGGTAGTGATGGTTCACCACATCGTGGCTGCTCCAGAGCAGTTGAAACGCGGGCACGGTAACGTGAAAATGCCCGCCGGGCTTAAGCACACGCTTAATTTCGCGCAGGGCCTGCACATCGTCTTCAATGTGCTCTATCACATCGTAGGCGCACACCAGATCAAAACTGGCATCGGCAAACGGGAGTGCGGTGAGTGAAGCCTGCACCACTCCGGGCAATACATTTTCGCGCAAAAATTCGCAGCAGTCCTGATCGTATTCAACCGAAGTGACGTCGCCAAACTCGTTAAGCATAAGCGATGTGGCGCCTGTGGCCACACCGGCGTTCAATATGCGCAGCGGCTTTCCGTCTTTGGCAAAATGACTGTTTACAAAGCTGCGCAAAATATGCAGCCGCGCCGTAAACCACCAGTGCTCACGCTCCAGCTGGTAATAGGCTTTGTAGTAGGCCTTATCCATTTTGCTGCTGCCTGTTTTTAATTACGTGGCGCACAATAAACAGCGGACGGTTTTTCACCTGAAAGAAAATGCGCAGAATATATTCGCCGATAATGCCAATGGCAATGAGCTGCACGCCGCCAAAGAGGATAATTACAAACAGCAGCGCCGAAAAGCCTTCGGGCACAGTATCGTACACTAATTTTTTGATGAGTGTAACGAGGAAGTAAATGACTGACGAGGAAATGGTGAGAATACCCAGTGTGGTAATGAACTTGATGGGATATTCGCTGAAATTGAAAATGCCGTTGAGTGCAAGGCCGATGAGTTTGCGCAGGGTGTATTTTGATTCGCCTGCCGTGCGGCCGGTGCGTTCGTAGGGAATACCGATCTGATTGAAGCCCACCC
The Bacteroidota bacterium genome window above contains:
- a CDS encoding class I SAM-dependent methyltransferase is translated as MDKAYYKAYYQLEREHWWFTARLHILRSFVNSHFAKDGKPLRILNAGVATGATSLMLNEFGDVTSVEYDQDCCEFLRENVLPGVVQASLTALPFADASFDLVCAYDVIEHIEDDVQALREIKRVLKPGGHFHVTVPAFQLLWSSHDVVNHHYRRYRRRQLLQHLSAAGLQADYASYFNAFLFLPVAAVRVLSRLTEKLRGKKQEATLQSDFDTYKTGGLSGKLFYRIFKSETALLCGKVKLPAGVSLMAAGQKKG